In the Colletotrichum higginsianum IMI 349063 chromosome 7 map unlocalized unitig_7, whole genome shotgun sequence genome, one interval contains:
- a CDS encoding SPFH domain/Band 7 family protein, with product MPRHSDSIYEASDHQDNHQQQASSSNSARHLLHNSSARSQSPTMSAANAPHHEGSSTGKGRAPDYDEHDNRTETTTNGGGLGLGQGGFKPHGEMTVKPPTKEDLQRSYAKVVEEDANPKGWYGTMINTFGAVIGTIGAIPCCIVCPNPYKNVNQGNVGLVTKFGKFYKAVDPGLVKVNPLSEKLIQVDVKIQMAEVPQQTCMTKDNVTLHLTSVIYYHIVAPHRAAFGISNVRQALMERTQTTLRHVVGARILQDVIERREEIAQSIGEIIEDVAAGWGVQVESMLIKDIIFSQELQESLSMAAQSKRIGESKIIAAKAEVESAKLMRQAADILSSAPAMQIRYLEAMQAMAKSSNSKVIFLPGPGQTMPNIQQSLSGNQTGESSAGANNGTADFNDFGGQDSGFQQAINSRVIENI from the exons ATGCCTCGCCACTCAGACTCCATCTACGAAGCTTCCGATCATCAAGATAACCACCAACAGCAAGCTTCGTCCTCCAACTCTGCTCGACACCTGCTACACAACAGCTCTGCCCGATCCCAATCGCCCACAATGAGCGCTGCCAACGCCCCGCACCACGAGGGTTCCTCGACCGGCAAGGGTCGTGCCCCCGACTACGATGAGCACGACAACCGCACCGAGACCACGACCAACGGCGGTGGCCTTGGCTTGGGCCAGGGCGGCTTCAAGCCTCACGGAGAGATGACGGTCAAGCCTCCCACCAAGGAGGACCTCCAGCGCAGCTACGCCAAGGTTGTCGAAGAGGACGCCAACCCCAAGGGCTGGTACGGAACTATGA TCAACACtttcggcgccgtcatcggcacCATCGGTGCCATCCCCTGCTGCATCGTCTGCCCGAACCCTTACAAGAACGTCAACCAGGGcaacgtcggcctcgtcaccAAGTTCGGCAAGTTCTACAAGGCCGTCGACCCGGGCCTGGTCAAGGTCAACCCTCTCAGTGAGAAGCTTATCCAGGTCGACGTCAAGATCCAGATGGCAGAGGTTCCCCAGCAGACCTGCATGACCAAGGACAACGTGACGCTTCACCTCACCTCGGTCATCTACTACCACATCGTCGCCCCCCACCGCGCCGCCTTTGGAATTTCCAACGTGCGCCAGGCTCTCATGGAGCGAACCCAGACCACTTTGCGCCATGTTGTCGGTGCCCGCATTCTGCAGGATGTCATCGAGCGCCGAGAGGAGATTGCCCAGTCCATCGGCGAGATCatcgaggacgtcgccgccggaTGGGGTGTTCAGGTCGAGAGCATGCTCATCAAGGACATCATCTTCAGCCAGGAGTTGCAGGAGTCGCTCTCCATGGCCGCGCAGAGCAAGCGCATCGGTGAGAGCAAGATCAttgccgccaaggccgag GTGGAATCCGCCAAGCTCATGCGCCAGGCCGCCGACATCCTGTCGTCAGCACCCGCCATGCAGATCCGCTACCTTGAGGCGATGCAGGCCATGGCCAAGTCGTCCAACAGCAAGGTTATCTTCCTGCCTGGCCCCGGCCAGACGATGCCCAACATTCAGCAGTCGCTCAGCGGCAACCAGACGGGCGAGTCGTCGGCCGGCGCCAACAATGGCACGGCGGACTTCAACGACTTTGGAGGTCAGGACTCCGGCTTTCAGCAAGCTATCAACTCTCGTGTGATCGAAAACATTTGA